The DNA segment CAGCAAGTTTTTTAATGAAAAGGTCACCTTCACCCTTTTCTAATAAATGCATAGGATGAGTACCTATCACATTATTAAAAATAAATTCTGTTCTCATTAAACCTATACCATCAAAAGGTAAATTTTTATATCTATTAATAAATTGTGGTTCACCTAAATTCATATATATTTTTGTACCAGTAGTTGGTGCTAAATAATTAATTACTTCCTGACTTATTGCTCCAGCAGATTCTTTACTCTCTTCTGTATCATCTTCTTCCATAACTTTTCCTTCATAAACTACGCCTCTTGTAGCATCAACAGTCACCAATTTACCATCTTCTAATAATTCTGTAGCATCACCAGCACCAACTATACACGGAATACCAAGTTCACGAGAAACTATAGCTGCATGACAGGTTCTCCCACCTTCATCAGTAACAACTGCTTTTGCTTTTCTCATTGCTGGAACCATGTCTGGATTGGTCATAGCAGTTACTAAAATATTTCCTTCTTTTACTTTTGCTAATTCATCCATATCTTCAATTAAAATAATATTTCCTCTAGCAATCCCTGGTGAAGCGCTGAGTCCTCGAGCTAAAGTCTTTAATTCTTCATTTTCTTCACTTTCAGATTCATCTTCTTCAGTTTCACTTTCTTCTTTGAGAGTAGTTATCGGACGAGATTGTAATATATACAATTCTTTAGTATCAATATCAAAACTCCATTCAATATCCTGAGGACTATTGTAAAGTTCTTCAATTTTAATTGCCATTCTTACTAACTCATATATTTCATCGTCACTTAAAGATGTAGTATCTATTTTATCTTTATCTAGATAATCAACTACATTAACCATTTCTGTTCCAATTTTTTCTCCAGATTTTTTTACAATCATTTTTAATTTTCTAGCAATATTACTTTCTTTTATATCTAAATTTCTCTTATCAACTACAAATTCATCAGGAGTCACAACTCCAGATACAACTGCTTCACCCAAACCCCAGCTGGAATTAACCATTACTTCATCTCTTCGATTATTTATAGGATTAGCTGTAAATACAACACCTGATTTTTCACTATTAACCATCTTTTGAACAACTGCACTTAAAGCAACCTTAAAATGGTCAAAATCTTTTTCTTCCCGATAATAAATAGCTCTAGCAGTCCAGAGAGAAGCCCAACATTCCTTTATATAGTTTATTAATTCTTCTTCTCCAAAAATATAAAGATATGTGTCCTGTTGGCCGGCAAAAGAAGCTTCAGGTAAATCTTCAGCAGTTGCTGAACTTCTAACTGCTACTTCAGTTTTTTCTCCCACCTTTTCATTTAATGTTTTATATGCTTTTCGAATTTCTTCTTTAATTTCTTCGGGCATCTCTGAATATTTAATTAAATCTCTTATTTCACTAGCAATATTACTTAAGCGATTTGAATCATGTCTATCAACTTTTGCAATTAGTTCTTTAATCTCATTGTCTAAATCCTTTTCTTCAATAAAATATTTATACGTGTCGGCTGTAACACAAAATCCTGGAGGCACTTTTATACCTTTTTGAGTTAATTCACCTAAATTAGCTCCTTTTCCACCAGCTAAATCTACATCATTACCATCAAGTTCTTCAAACCATTTAATGTACTCCATTTAACCAATCATCTCCTTTTAAAATTTTATATCATTATTATGTAATAAATAATGTACACTATACTATATAATTAATTCAATATGTTACACTATATTCCTTCTTTTTTAATAAAAAAAGTCAAAATAAATAAAACTGGTCAAAAATGACCAGTTTTATTATTAAAAACACTTATTTAATTTTCTCTATAAGGAGATTTATATGGTCTTTTAGCTCTAGGTTTATCTAAAATTTCTTTCATAACTATACCT comes from the Halanaerobiales bacterium genome and includes:
- the ppsA gene encoding phosphoenolpyruvate synthase gives rise to the protein MEYIKWFEELDGNDVDLAGGKGANLGELTQKGIKVPPGFCVTADTYKYFIEEKDLDNEIKELIAKVDRHDSNRLSNIASEIRDLIKYSEMPEEIKEEIRKAYKTLNEKVGEKTEVAVRSSATAEDLPEASFAGQQDTYLYIFGEEELINYIKECWASLWTARAIYYREEKDFDHFKVALSAVVQKMVNSEKSGVVFTANPINNRRDEVMVNSSWGLGEAVVSGVVTPDEFVVDKRNLDIKESNIARKLKMIVKKSGEKIGTEMVNVVDYLDKDKIDTTSLSDDEIYELVRMAIKIEELYNSPQDIEWSFDIDTKELYILQSRPITTLKEESETEEDESESEENEELKTLARGLSASPGIARGNIILIEDMDELAKVKEGNILVTAMTNPDMVPAMRKAKAVVTDEGGRTCHAAIVSRELGIPCIVGAGDATELLEDGKLVTVDATRGVVYEGKVMEEDDTEESKESAGAISQEVINYLAPTTGTKIYMNLGEPQFINRYKNLPFDGIGLMRTEFIFNNVIGTHPMHLLEKGEGDLFIKKLAEGITKVAQEIYPKRLVVRMSDFRTNEFRGLEGGDEVEPVENNPMIGWRGAARYISPEYEEGFRLECKAMRKVRQEYNLTNVTAMLPFVRTVNDVEQVLEIMESEGLKRSKDFDIYLMAEVPSNIFMAEEFSKLVDGFSIGSNDLTQLIMGADRDSGILSRMGYFDERNPAIKKAIEHLIEVAHENDTTVSICGQGPSIYPEFAEFLVKKGIDSISVNPDTVSYTRKMVASVEKKILLNNARK